From one Pseudomonadota bacterium genomic stretch:
- a CDS encoding transcriptional antiterminator, Rof, which produces MTDYIPIDCAIHSDYELAIMRRRQLRLTWRGEDSVIHIKTVTPTDLRTCNHEEFIDVTDVEGTTYSIRLDRIQKHEILQPGD; this is translated from the coding sequence ATGACTGACTACATACCAATAGACTGCGCCATACACAGCGACTATGAACTCGCGATCATGCGTCGACGGCAACTGCGCCTGACCTGGCGTGGCGAGGACAGCGTCATCCATATCAAGACCGTCACGCCAACCGACCTGCGCACCTGCAATCACGAAGAATTCATCGATGTGACCGACGTGGAAGGCACCACCTATAGCATTCGCCTCGACCGTATCCAGAAGCACGAAATCCTGCAGCCCGGCGACTGA
- a CDS encoding AAA family ATPase — translation MDDPHDLELLLHSRVPLITIETRDEKRVTQLFASLALRLGVPVMAWSATSGLQRVDLELAPQQHASDPQQALGQIKSTRTPTIYLLLDFHPYLEDAYNVRLLKEIALDYHELRHTLVFVSHEFRLPAELDGLAAQFSLSLPDRDELERLIREEAAHWTQVNPGRQVRTDRKTLDLIIGQLRGLTTGDARRIIRSIIFDDGAIRENDLDRVTRARYRLIEANGALSCEFDTADFAAVGGLHNLKRWLQRRRVAFLDGATGPDQPRGILLVGVQGGGKSLAAKAVAGMWSLPLLRLDFGTLFNKYFGETERNLREALRAAEAMAPCVLWIDEIEKALAAGDTDSGTSRRILGSLLTWMAERKAAVFIVATANAIDELPPELVRKGRLDEIFFVDLPDAATRAEIFAIHLRKRDHKPLDFDLQTLAGLSDGYSGAEIEQAIVAASYLAREQRATLDTAHISHELQQTRPLSQIMTEKIARLRQWARDRTVPAN, via the coding sequence ATGGACGACCCGCACGATCTCGAATTGCTGCTGCACTCGCGCGTGCCGCTGATCACGATCGAAACCCGCGACGAGAAGCGGGTGACGCAGCTGTTTGCCAGCCTCGCGCTGCGCCTGGGCGTGCCGGTCATGGCATGGTCCGCCACCAGCGGCCTGCAGCGCGTGGATCTCGAGCTCGCCCCGCAGCAACATGCCAGTGACCCGCAGCAGGCGCTTGGCCAGATCAAGTCCACCCGCACGCCTACCATCTATCTGCTGCTCGATTTCCATCCCTACCTTGAGGACGCCTATAACGTACGGCTGCTCAAGGAAATCGCGCTCGACTATCACGAGTTGCGCCACACGCTGGTCTTCGTCAGCCACGAGTTCAGGCTGCCGGCAGAACTCGACGGCCTGGCGGCACAGTTTTCCCTGTCGCTGCCGGATCGCGATGAGTTGGAGAGGCTGATCCGCGAAGAGGCCGCACACTGGACCCAGGTCAACCCCGGCCGCCAGGTCAGAACCGACCGCAAGACCCTGGACCTTATCATCGGCCAGCTGCGCGGCCTGACCACCGGCGACGCGCGGCGCATCATCCGCAGCATCATCTTCGATGATGGTGCCATCCGGGAGAACGACCTGGACCGGGTGACGCGCGCCCGCTACCGCCTGATCGAGGCCAACGGCGCGCTCAGCTGCGAATTCGACACGGCGGATTTCGCCGCCGTCGGCGGCCTGCATAACCTCAAGCGCTGGCTGCAACGCCGTCGCGTCGCCTTTCTGGACGGGGCGACCGGTCCGGACCAGCCGCGGGGCATCCTGCTGGTCGGTGTACAGGGCGGCGGCAAGAGCCTTGCCGCCAAGGCGGTGGCCGGCATGTGGTCGCTGCCGCTGCTGCGGCTGGACTTCGGGACGCTATTTAACAAGTACTTTGGTGAAACGGAACGCAACCTGCGCGAGGCGCTGCGCGCGGCGGAAGCCATGGCCCCGTGCGTGCTGTGGATCGACGAAATCGAAAAGGCGCTCGCTGCGGGCGATACCGACAGCGGCACCTCCCGCCGCATCCTGGGCAGCCTGCTGACCTGGATGGCGGAGCGCAAGGCCGCGGTCTTTATCGTAGCCACCGCCAATGCCATCGACGAATTGCCGCCGGAACTGGTACGCAAGGGCCGCCTGGATGAAATCTTCTTCGTGGACCTGCCGGATGCCGCCACGCGCGCCGAGATATTCGCCATTCATCTGCGCAAGCGTGACCACAAACCGCTGGATTTCGACCTCCAGACACTGGCCGGGCTCAGCGATGGCTACTCCGGGGCCGAGATCGAGCAGGCCATCGTGGCGGCAAGCTATCTCGCCCGGGAACAGCGCGCGACCCTGGATACGGCACACATCAGTCACGAACTCCAGCAGACCCGCCCGCTGTCGCAGATCATGACGGAAAAGATCGCCCGGCTGCGGCAGTGGGCCAGAGACCGCACCGTCCCGGCCAACTAG
- a CDS encoding DUF3135 domain-containing protein translates to MHDLPDSQSFDFDAWAKLFVKDPEEFEKQRLIAIEQLIQQAPPHKQQRLRCLQWKLDQVRRIAPNPLAASLRMNELLWESLAGPDGLIERLNRPRPQRQPPRRARVLPFPAGLSQPQD, encoded by the coding sequence ATGCATGACCTTCCCGACAGCCAGTCATTCGATTTCGATGCCTGGGCAAAACTGTTCGTAAAAGACCCTGAAGAATTCGAAAAACAAAGACTTATCGCCATCGAGCAGCTGATCCAGCAAGCACCGCCACACAAGCAGCAGCGGCTGCGCTGCCTGCAATGGAAACTGGACCAGGTGCGGCGCATCGCGCCCAATCCGCTGGCGGCTAGCCTGCGTATGAACGAGCTGCTGTGGGAGAGTCTAGCCGGCCCGGACGGCCTGATCGAACGCCTGAACCGACCGCGCCCGCAGCGCCAGCCCCCGCGGCGCGCCCGGGTCCTGCCGTTTCCGGCCGGCTTGTCGCAACCACAGGATTAA
- the rpmE gene encoding 50S ribosomal protein L31, translating to MKTETHPAYDAVKVTCSCGETFETRSTAGNDLNIEVCSKCHPFYTGKQKMVDTGGRVDKFRQRYGNN from the coding sequence ATGAAAACCGAAACCCATCCGGCATACGATGCCGTCAAGGTCACCTGCAGCTGCGGCGAGACCTTCGAAACCCGGTCCACCGCGGGCAACGACCTGAACATCGAAGTCTGCTCCAAGTGCCATCCGTTCTATACCGGCAAGCAGAAGATGGTCGACACCGGCGGCCGGGTAGACAAGTTCCGCCAGCGTTACGGGAACAACTGA
- a CDS encoding CPXCG motif-containing cysteine-rich protein, whose protein sequence is MLVPIDCPYCGQCYTAVVETLDGCQDYIEDCPVCCRPIELHVETGDNGELLALHARRDDD, encoded by the coding sequence ATGCTGGTTCCGATTGACTGTCCCTACTGCGGACAGTGCTACACTGCCGTCGTCGAGACCCTCGACGGCTGCCAGGACTACATCGAGGATTGCCCTGTCTGCTGCCGGCCGATCGAGCTGCACGTCGAGACCGGCGACAACGGTGAACTGCTGGCACTGCATGCAAGACGCGACGATGACTGA
- a CDS encoding thermonuclease family protein, translating to MRIDERARVSYVFDGDTVRLADGRRLRLIGIDTPELARADETDEPLARVARTRLQELLTAGANELQLQFDSQRTDHYGRLLAHAYLNNGDNVAVQLLRQGLATALVVPPNTREADCYDAIEHAARAERRGLWALPRYRPQNSTELPPDATGFHIVRGRITAVRTPSGSTWLDLEGPLSLHIGGRDRAHFAAGYLEGLAGQEVEVRGWIRTERNGLRMNIRHPAALTGLTQADGG from the coding sequence GTGCGTATCGACGAACGCGCCCGGGTCAGCTACGTATTCGATGGCGACACGGTCAGACTCGCAGATGGCAGACGCCTGCGGCTGATCGGCATCGATACACCCGAACTCGCCCGCGCCGACGAGACGGATGAGCCGCTGGCGCGGGTAGCGCGCACCCGGCTGCAGGAACTGCTCACCGCCGGCGCAAACGAGCTGCAGCTGCAGTTCGATAGCCAGCGCACCGACCACTACGGCCGGCTGCTGGCACATGCCTATCTCAACAACGGCGACAACGTGGCCGTGCAACTGCTACGGCAGGGCCTGGCCACCGCGCTGGTCGTACCGCCGAACACCCGGGAAGCGGACTGTTACGACGCCATTGAACACGCCGCACGGGCTGAACGCCGGGGACTGTGGGCACTGCCCCGCTACCGCCCCCAGAACAGTACCGAATTGCCACCCGACGCCACGGGATTTCACATTGTGCGCGGACGGATCACCGCCGTGCGCACCCCGTCCGGCAGTACCTGGCTCGACCTGGAAGGGCCGTTAAGCCTGCACATCGGCGGCAGGGATCGCGCGCATTTCGCAGCGGGTTACCTGGAAGGACTGGCTGGACAGGAAGTCGAGGTACGTGGCTGGATCAGAACGGAGCGGAACGGCCTGCGCATGAATATCCGCCACCCCGCAGCCCTGACCGGATTGACGCAAGCCGATGGCGGCTGA
- a CDS encoding M48 family metalloprotease, which produces MAAELRVADFPVFRRLLPVIALIAQLAACATNPVTGGSDLVLMSEAQEISLGRKYSAEITKEIPAYEDPALARLVQTVGDKVAASSHRPDLIYRFTVLDTPTVNAFALPGGYIYITRGLLAYLNSEAELAAVLGHEIGHVTARHSVRQHSTATVAGILGTVVAAATGIQGADTLTNLAGTAIVRGYGREHELEADRLGAEYLAKSGYDPHGMLNVVGVLKNQEAFDKLVAEKEGREPSAYHGLFATHPDNDTRFQEVVRAAAGLHSGAAATADRAAFLQAIAGLTFGERDEDGVVRKQHYYHKTLDFSLTFPDNWRIDNRADRVLARSADNDGLIQVTVTDLNKRITPAAFMSERLQLENMQHGESFRVGDYAGYTAIADGGTPYGERPVRYVVIFRDTRAWIIAGAAKERRESRRYDADILATARSFHALSAAERPLATAHHLALIRTAPGSRYADLAKDSPLANFPEQQLRLLNNQYPTGEPDAGSLLKIVR; this is translated from the coding sequence ATGGCGGCTGAGCTGCGCGTGGCCGACTTCCCGGTATTCCGCAGGCTGCTGCCTGTTATCGCGCTGATCGCACAACTGGCAGCCTGCGCCACTAACCCGGTGACCGGGGGATCGGATCTAGTACTGATGTCCGAAGCGCAGGAGATCAGCCTGGGCCGCAAATACAGTGCGGAAATAACCAAGGAAATCCCGGCATACGAAGACCCGGCGCTCGCCCGCCTGGTACAGACGGTCGGTGACAAGGTCGCGGCCAGCAGCCATCGGCCGGACCTGATCTACCGCTTTACCGTTCTGGATACTCCGACGGTGAATGCCTTCGCCCTGCCCGGTGGTTATATCTACATCACTCGCGGCCTGCTCGCCTACCTCAACTCCGAGGCCGAACTCGCTGCGGTACTGGGCCACGAGATCGGCCATGTCACCGCACGTCACAGCGTGCGCCAGCACAGTACGGCGACAGTTGCGGGGATACTCGGCACCGTGGTTGCCGCCGCCACCGGTATCCAGGGCGCAGACACACTCACCAACCTTGCCGGCACCGCCATCGTCCGCGGCTACGGCCGCGAGCATGAACTGGAAGCAGATCGACTGGGCGCGGAGTATCTGGCGAAGAGCGGTTACGATCCCCATGGGATGCTCAATGTTGTGGGTGTTCTCAAGAATCAGGAAGCTTTCGATAAGCTGGTAGCCGAGAAGGAAGGCCGCGAACCCAGCGCCTACCACGGGCTGTTCGCAACCCATCCGGACAACGACACGCGCTTCCAGGAAGTAGTCAGGGCCGCGGCGGGATTGCACAGCGGGGCTGCAGCGACGGCAGACCGCGCAGCCTTCCTGCAGGCCATCGCTGGGCTGACTTTCGGTGAACGAGACGAGGACGGGGTGGTCAGAAAGCAACACTACTACCACAAGACGCTGGATTTCTCCCTGACCTTCCCGGACAACTGGCGTATCGACAACCGGGCGGATCGGGTGCTCGCCCGTTCCGCCGACAATGACGGCCTCATCCAGGTGACGGTGACCGACCTCAACAAGCGCATCACGCCCGCGGCATTCATGTCCGAACGCCTACAGCTGGAAAACATGCAGCACGGCGAATCGTTCCGGGTCGGTGACTACGCTGGCTACACCGCGATTGCCGATGGCGGGACTCCCTACGGTGAACGTCCGGTGCGTTATGTCGTGATATTCCGGGATACCCGCGCGTGGATCATCGCGGGTGCCGCCAAGGAGCGGCGCGAGTCACGCCGCTATGACGCAGACATTTTGGCAACCGCACGCAGTTTTCACGCACTGAGCGCGGCGGAACGGCCGCTGGCCACGGCGCATCATCTTGCGCTTATCCGTACAGCGCCGGGCAGCCGCTATGCAGATCTGGCAAAAGACTCGCCACTGGCGAATTTTCCCGAACAGCAGTTGCGCCTGCTGAACAACCAGTACCCCACCGGCGAGCCGGATGCCGGCAGCCTGCTGAAAATTGTTCGCTAG